A stretch of DNA from Sandaracinaceae bacterium:
GGCACGAGGTGACCCTGCTGGAGGCCGTGCCCGACCCGAGCCCCGTGGGCGCCGGCATCATGCTGCAGCCCACGGGCATGCACGTGTTGGCGGAGCTGGGGCTGGCCGAGCCCATCGTGCGCGCGGGTCACCGCGTGGACGCCCTGCGTGGGCTGACGCACACGGGTCGACGGCTGTTCCAGCTACCGTACCAGGCTCGTGGGCCCGAGCTGTTCGGGCTGGGGCTGCACCGCGGCGTGCTGTTTCAGACGCTCTTCGACGCGGCGCGGGCCGAGTGCGCGCATGTTCGCTTGGGGGTCGCCGTGCAGCGTCTCGGACCCACGGGGTGCGTGGTGGCGAGCGACGGAGAACAGCTGGGGCCCTTCGACCTGATCGTCGTGGCCGACGGAGCGCGCTCGCAGATTCGGGCGGCGGACTTCCCCGGCGCGCGGGACGTGCCCTACCCCTGGGGCGCGCTGTGGTTCGTCGCGGAGGACCCCGAGGGGCGCTACCGCGGGGAGCTGCTGCAGTGCGTGAGAGGGGCCCGCGAGATGGTCGGGATGCTGCCGACGGGACTCGCACCCAGTGGGGACACGCCGTTGGTCAGCCTGTTCGTGAGCACGCGGGTACGTGATGCCGAGGTCGTGCGCGCCGAGGGGGTGGCCGCGTTCCGCGAGCGCGTGCTGCGCGTGGCGCCCATGGCCGAGCCCATCTTGGACCAGCTGCCCAGCACGGAGGCGCTGCTGTTCGCGGGCTATCGCGACGTGCGCTTCACGCGCTGGAACGCCGGCAACGTGGTGTTCATCGGCGACGCCGCGCACGCCATGAGCCCCCAGCTGGGTCAGGGCAGCAACCTGGCGCTGGTCGACGCGCTGGTGCTCAGCCGGTGCATCGCCGCGCGGCCGGATGAAGTGGAGCTGGCGCTCGAGGCGTACAGCGCGGAGCGTCGCGCCCACCTCCGCTTCTATCAGCGCATGACGCGCTGGCTCACGCCGTTCTTCCAGTCGGACTCGACGCTGCTCGGGTGGGCCCGCGACCTGGGCTTCCCGCTGGGGGCCGCCCTGCCCCCGCTGCGCGAGCAGATGGTGGCCACGATGTGCGGCGGCAAGCTGGGCATGTTGCGCGGCAGCCTGCCCGCCGGGAGCTACGTGCCGCGCCTGGGTGCGGGGAACGACGACACGCGCGAACGCGACGTCGCGGCGCGTTGATGTCCGGGGCCGCGTAGCGCACCCTCCCCCCATGTACGAAGCGCTGGTCGCGGTGGACGCGCCCCCCAACCTGATCGCCTGGGCCTCGTCGGCGACCAACGACCATGCTGATGGCGCCTCCCTGTTGCAGAGCAACGAGGATCCCACGTGGGCCATCTGGATCTGCGCCGCATCCGGCGTGCCCCTGCGCGCCTTGGTGGAGGCCGTCGCGCTCGAGGCCGAGTCGGCTGTGCGCAGACTGGGCGAGTCCCAGCCGGCGCTCCTGGAAGTGCTGGAGGTGACCCGCGGGACGCTCGCCCGACGCATGGACCCGAGCGTCGCGCTCAGTGCAGCGGACAAGGCCGACGCGCTCGCGGCGAACCCCGTGGGCTCCTACCGCTCCTTGGGTTCGCAGCTGGTGGTCACGCCAGTGGCCTCGGCGTGCGCCTACTTGGCGCGAGCGAGTGAGGCGCTCGCGGTCTCGGAGCTCAGCCTAGCCACGCAGCGTGTGGCGAGCGCCCGCGGGTACGCGGCCTTGCTGGGCATGGGCCCGAGCGCGTTCATGCCGCCCTCCGCAGGGGCCCTCTGCTTGAACCCGGCGACACTGGCCGACGACCCCGTACAGCGCCAGGCCCTGTTCGTCCCCGCAGCCGTCGCCGAGGCCGTGGTGGAGCTGGGGGCCGCGGCCGAGCGTGAGCGGGGAGCGCGTGACCCGAAGCATGACGCCGCCATGAACCAGCGGCTGTCCGACCTGCTATCGCCGCTGATCTTGTCGTAGGCGCCGGCGCCTCAGAGGCTCAGATCTCGGGCACTGGCACCACGCGCGTGTGTCCGCCGGGCACGAAGTAGAAGCGCTGCACGGTGGTCTCCCCGATGCGGAAGTTCACGATGTGCCGCCCCTCGGGGAGCGACACCTGCTGCGGTGGCGGCCCCAGCGTCTGGTCGCCCAGCGACACCACCACGTTGGGGGTACGCCCCGCCAGGATGTGCAGGACGCCATGTCCGTCGGGCACCCGCCCCCCTTCGAGGCGCGCGCCCTCCGTCACGGTGCCGAAGGTCAGCCCGTCCTCGCGCGGCTCGTCGTCGCCAGCAGGTTCGGGTGCGCCCTCACTCGGGTCCTCGGTCGCGTCCGTGTCTGGCGCGTCCTCGTCCGCGCCGGGGTCGTCGCTGGGGCCCTCGTGGTCTTCACCGGCCTCGGGTGCGCTCGTGGGGACGTCGGGCACGGGCGCGTCCGAGGCGTTGCTCTCCGCGACCATCATGTAGCCCACGTACCCCACGGCCATGAGCATGAACAGCATGGCGAACCACGTGAGCGGTCCGAGCCCTTGGCGAACGGGTTCTTCGTCCGTGTCTGCGTCTACCGCGAGCTCGGCAGGCACGTAGGCGGCGGCGGGCGGCGCGCCCAGCGCCAGCTCCAGGGAGCCGTCGTGCAACGGGTCGAAGGCGTCGTCCGCGGTCACGGGTGGCGACATGGGCGCGGCCTGCGTGACGGGCGCGCCGAGGGGCAATGGCTCGGCGCCGTCGTCGTTCGCGGCGTGGAGCGCGTCCGCCACGGAGGCATGCGACACCCGCGCGGCGGGCATCAGCAGCAGCGGCGCCGCGTCATCCGCATCTTCGCGGTCCAGGTCGTCCAGGCGATCCGCGAGTGCATCGTCCAGGGCGAGCGCATCCGCCGGGAGGCCTCCCGCCTCGTCCATCGCCGGGCTGGCCGAGAGCAGCTCCTCCTGCTCGCTCAGTGAGGTCGCGACCAAGTCGACCCCGTGATGGTCGCGCACGCCCAGGATGACGCCGCGCCGTGCGAGCTCGAGCAACGCCGCCTCCACCGTCTGGGGGGCATGAACACTGCCGACCAGCAGTTCGCGTGGCGTCTGACCGCGACCGAGGGCGGCCGCCACGGCCCCCACCTCGCCCGGAGCCGTCGCCTCGAACGAATCGAGCGCGTCCTCGTCGAGGCCCAGCGAGTCCACGCTGGCCAACGCTTCGCCCGAGACGGAATCGATCAGCGCACCCAGCCGCGCACACGCGTCGGCCACGCTCACCCGCGGCGCGCCACCCGCCATGCTGTGGCG
This window harbors:
- a CDS encoding FAD-dependent monooxygenase; the protein is MRCVVVGAGFAGSAAALFLSRAGHEVTLLEAVPDPSPVGAGIMLQPTGMHVLAELGLAEPIVRAGHRVDALRGLTHTGRRLFQLPYQARGPELFGLGLHRGVLFQTLFDAARAECAHVRLGVAVQRLGPTGCVVASDGEQLGPFDLIVVADGARSQIRAADFPGARDVPYPWGALWFVAEDPEGRYRGELLQCVRGAREMVGMLPTGLAPSGDTPLVSLFVSTRVRDAEVVRAEGVAAFRERVLRVAPMAEPILDQLPSTEALLFAGYRDVRFTRWNAGNVVFIGDAAHAMSPQLGQGSNLALVDALVLSRCIAARPDEVELALEAYSAERRAHLRFYQRMTRWLTPFFQSDSTLLGWARDLGFPLGAALPPLREQMVATMCGGKLGMLRGSLPAGSYVPRLGAGNDDTRERDVAAR